In Rutidosis leptorrhynchoides isolate AG116_Rl617_1_P2 chromosome 2, CSIRO_AGI_Rlap_v1, whole genome shotgun sequence, one genomic interval encodes:
- the LOC139892848 gene encoding uncharacterized protein, with product MGDSSSVDVILEFLKSNKFLKAEAALRSEIGNRNDINGFMKGLKGEEVAEKSGLSDDVSNEEFVVKEMELENGRKGSDSKRKNAVEEKNGTGDLSGTLDNGNNSSNNSDETLLDLYSRNFSNANGSVDIYQNDTSVRSNDVKEYRVSSQSKIHPSKSTNNSRVNAKVGVDKIIEPKEYDSQYQVTGAVSRDGFVDVCRNGERKDCTVKTVFPFLKGDTSTNYGNNYAFDEKEDGKQNMENSIRSANKDQVDDEDEKDLYFATTHENYESKAFGGLGFPIISEKHKEELPRLPPVKLKSEDKPSGITWEEKYQRDGPSSKNIIADSSYLIGSFLDVPIGQELSTSGGKRLAGGNWFSVSQGITEDTSDLVSGFATIGDGLSESVDYPNDYWDSDEYDDDDDVGYMRQPIEDETWFLAHEIDYPSDNEKKTGHENSRKERGPEKNEDDDDLSFAEEDSYLSGDQYFHLKSVDPVSHSDNVIGPYDGHLMDEEELNLMRSEPVWKGFVSQTDELIMLSEGQFLNKAGRPHLNNVCIDEDQHDSVRSIGVGINSDVADFGSEVRESLVGGSSEGDLEYYCDNDVGISSRDSQKKYINRAMKDKRTKNANDNGFSFPPPRDGQPLTDPKNTCNAIVSSSSSPVKSSRDEDDADAVGSANSSPSTLTNYRFAETGHQEDRKVGGLREEPGASLEDEEAAAVQEQVNQIKAQEEEYETFNLKIVHRKNRTGFEEDKNFNVVLNSVIAGRYHVTEYLGSAAFSKAIQAHDLHSGMDVCVKIIKNNKDFFDQSLDEIKLLKYINKHDPGDKYHLLRLYDYFYYREHLLIVCELLKANLYEFHKFNRESGGEVYFTMPRLQSITIQCLEALQFLHGLGLIHCDLKPENILVKSYSRCEVKVIDLGSSCFESDHLCSYVQSRSYRAPEVILGLPYDKKIDIWSLGCILAELCTGNVLFQNDSPATLLARVIGIISPIGQDMLAKGRDTSKYFSKNHMLYERNQDTNRLEYLIPKKTSLRHRLPMGDQGFIDFVSHLLEIDPKKRPSAAEALKHPWLSYPYEPISS from the exons ATGGGAGACTCGAGCTCGGTTGATGTGATACTTGAATTTTTAAAGAGTAATAAATTTTTAAAGGCTGAGGCTGCATTGCGTAGCGAGATTGGTAACCGGAATGATATAAACGGGTTTATGAAAGGTCTTAAGGGCGAGGAGGTTGCAGAAAAATCTGGATTGAGTGATGACGTATCAAACGAGGAGTTTGTTGTGAAGGAAATGGAACTTGAGAATGGAAGAAAAGGATCAGATAGTAAAAGGAAAAATGCCGTTGAAGAGAAAAATGGAACTGGTGACCTGAGTGGAACACTGGATAATGGTAATAATTCGTCTAATAATTCAGATGAAACTTTGCTTGACTTATACTCAAGAAATTTTAGTAACGCAAATGGGTCAGTCGATATTTATCAAAATGATACCAGCGTTAGATCAAATGACGTGAAAGAGTATCGTGTTTCTTCTCAATCGAAGATTCATCCGTCCAAGTCAACCAATAATAGTAGAGTCAATGCGAAAGTTGGAGTAGATAAAATTATCGAGCCTAAGGAATATGATAGTCAATATCAGGTTACTGGAGCAGTATCTAGAGATGGTTTTGTTGATGTGTGTAGAAACGGTGAAAGGAAAGATTGTACTGTTAAAACAGTATTTCCGTTTCTTAAGGGAGATACATCAACCAACTATGGTAATAATTATGCCTTTGATGAAAAAGAAGACGGAAAACAAAATATGGAAAACAGCATTAGATCAGCAAACAAAGATCAAGtggatgatgaagatgaaaaaGATTTGTACTTTGCAACAACTCACGAAAATTATGAATCAAAAGCTTTTGGAGGCTTAGGGTTTCCTATAATCTCAGAGAAGCATAAGGAAGAGTTACCCAGGTTGCCACCTGTTAAACTCAAGTCAGAGGACAAACCATCGGGTATAACGTGGGAGGAGAAGTATCAACGTGATGGACCTAGTTCGAAGAACATTATTGCTGACAGTTCGTATCTTATAGGGTCTTTTCTGGATGTTCCTATCGGCCAAGAATTAAGCACTTCAG GTGGAAAAAGGCTTGCAGGAGGCAATTGGTTCTCTGTAAGTCAAGGCATTACCGAGGACACTTCTGATCTGGTATCTGGTTTTGCAACAATCGGTGATGGGTTGAGTGAATCTGTTGATTACCCAAATGATTATTGGGACTCTgatgagtatgatgatgatgacgacgttGGCTATATGAGACAACCCATTGAAGACGAGACTTGGTTTCTGGCTCATGAAATTGACTACCCGAGTGATAACGAAAAGAAAACGGGTCATGAAAATAGCCGAAAAGAAAGAGGCCCAGAAAAAAATGAGGATGATGACGATCTGTCATTTGCAGAGGAGGATTCGTACTTATCTGGTGACCAGTATTTTCATTTGAAAAGTGTGGACCCAGTCAGTCATTCAGATAATGTAATTGGTCCGTATGACGGACATCTGATGGATGAAGAGGAGTTGAATTTGATGCGTTCAGAGCCTGTGTGGAAGGGTTTTGTCTCGCAAACAGATGAGCTCATTATGCTAAGTGAAGGCCAATTCTTGAATAAGGCTGGCAGGCCCCATTTGAACAATGTTTGTATCGATGAGGATCAACATGATTCAGTCCGATCCATTGGTGTTGGTATAAACAGTGACGTGGCAGATTTCGGTAGTGAAGTTCGGGAAAGTCTGGTTGGTGGAAGTAGTGAGGGGGACTTGGAATATTATTGTGACAACGATGTTGGTATTTCATCGCGTGATTCTCAGAAGAAATATATCAACCGCGCCATGAAGGACAAAAGGACAAAAAATGCAAATGATAATGGGTTTTCATTTCCACCTCCTAGAGATGGTCAACCGTTGACTGATCCCAAAAACACTTGCAATGCTATTGTAAGTAGTAGCTCATCACCTGTCAAAAGTTCTAGGGACGAAGATGATGCGGATGCAGTAGGTTCAGCAAATTCCAGCCCCTCGACACTAACAAATTATCGGTTTGCTGAAACGGGCCATCAAGAAGACCGGAAAGTTGGTGGTTTAAGAGAAGAACCAGGGGCGTCACTGGAGGATGAAGAGGCTGCTGCTGTCCAGGAGCAGGTAAACCAGATAAAGGCTCAGGAGGAGGAATATGAAACCTTCAATCTTAAGATTGTACACAGAAAAAACAG AACTGGATTCGAGGAGGATAAGAATTTCAACGTTGTTTTGAATTCTGTCATAGCTGGTCGTTATCATGTTACCGAATATCTTGGATCCGCTGCATTCAGCAAAGCTATTCAAGCACATGACCTTCACAGTGGCATGGATGTGTGTGTAAAAATCATAAAAAACAACAAAGACTTTTTTGATCAGAGTCTCGATGAGATAAAGCTTCTAAAATATATTAACAAGCATGATCCTGGTGACAAGTATCACCTTCTCAGACTTTATGATTACTTTTACTACAGG GAGCATTTGTTAATTGTTTGTGAACTTCTCAAGGCAAATTTATATGAATTTCATAAGTTCAATAGAGAATCTGGAGGAGAGGTTTATTTTACCATGCCAAGATTGCAG TCAATAACCATCCAGTGCTTAGAGGCACTTCAGTTTTTGCATGGTCTTGGGTTGATACATTGTGATCTGAAGCCCGAGAACATTTTGGTTAAGAGCTACAGTAGATGTGAAGTGAAGGTCATTGATCTTGGAAGTAGTTGTTTTGAATCAGATCATCTTTGCTCATATGTTCAGTCTAGGTCATATCGTGCACCGGAGGTTATTTTGGGACTTCCTTATGATAAAAAGATCGATATCTGGTCCCTTGGCTGCATCTTGGCTGAACTTTGTACGGGAAAT GTTCTCTTCCAGAACGATTCGCCTGCTACTTTACTTGCTCGAGTGATTGGAATTATTAGTCCCATTGGCCAAGACATGCTTGCCAAAGGACGAGATACGTCCAAGTATTTCTCCAAAAACCACATGCTTTATGAGCGTAACCAG GATACAAACAGATTAGAGTACTTGATTCCGAAAAAGACGTCCTTAAGGCATCGGTTACCGATGGGTGACCAAGGGTTCATAGACTTCGTTTCTCATCTGCTTGAAATAGATCCGAAAAAGCGCCCTTCAGCTGCAGAAGCTTTGAAACACCCGTGGTTATCATACCCCTACGAACCGATCTCATCTTGA
- the LOC139892849 gene encoding choline/ethanolaminephosphotransferase 1-like isoform X3, giving the protein MGYIGAHGVSALHRYKYSGVDHSFLAKYVLQPFWSRFVTVFPLWMPPNMITLMGFMFLTISASLGYIYSPQLDSPPPRWVHFAHGLLLFLYQTFDAVDGKQARRTNSSSPLGELFDHGCDALACALEALAFGSTTMCGRYTFWFWVISAVPFYGATWEHYFTNTLILPAINGPTEGLMLIYVAHFFTAIVGAEWWAQDVGKSIPLFGWVPFIDGIPTYGAVLFAMIVFAVIPTVTFNVQNVYKIVRLRHGSMLKALAMLVPFGVLLAVVLLWDYMSPYDLIGKYPHMVVMGIGQAFGFLVGRMILAHLCDEPKGLKTSMSMSLFYLPLAIANGLTAWLNDGIPLVDEKWVLLGFCLYTGALYLHFATSVIHEITTALGIYCFRITRKEA; this is encoded by the exons ATGGGATATATAGGTGCTCATGGTGTTAGTGCTCTGCATAGATACAAGTACAGTGGAGTGGATCACTCTTTTCTTGCAAAATATGTCCTGCAACCGTTTTGGAGTCGATTCGTTACTGTCTTCCCTCTTTGGATGCC ACCCAATATG ATTACACTAATGGGATTCATGTTCTTGACCATCTCTGCGTCACTTGGCTAT ATATATTCACCTCAATTGGATTCTCCACCACCAAGATGGGTTCATTTTGCACATGGATTACTCCTCTTTTTGTACCAG acatttGATGCTGTTGATGGAAAACAAGCTAGAAGGACAAACTCTTCTAGTCCATTGGGAGAACTGTTTGACCATG GTTGTGATGCACTTGCGTGTGCG TTGGAGGCATTGGCCTTTGGAAGCACTACTATGTGTGGAAGATACACATTTTGGTTTTGGGTGATTTCAGCTGTTCCTTTCTATGGAGCAACATGGGAGCA TTACTTTACCAACACATTAATCCTTCCGGCCATAAATGGACCTACAGAGGGTCTAATGCTGATCTACGTGGCACACTTTTTTACTGCTATAGTTG GTGCTGAGTGGTGGGCACAAGATGTTGGAAAGTCTATCCCTCTGTTTGGTTGGGTTCCATTTATAGATG GAATTCCTACCTATGGGGCTGTTTTGTTTGCTATGATAGTTTTTGCTGTTATACCAACAGTCACTTTTAA TGTGCAAAATGTTTATAAGATTGTACGATTAAGACACGGAAGCATGCTTAAGGCCTTGGCTATG CTTGTCCCATTTGGTGTGCTGTTGGCAGTAGTTTTGTTGTG GGATTATATGTCACCCTATGATTTGATCGGGAAATACCCACATATGGTTGTTATGGGAATTGGACAAGCTTTTGGATTCCTTGTG GGAAGAATGATATTAGCTCATTTGTGCGAtgaacctaaaggtttaaaaactagTATGTCCATG TCCCTGTTCTATCTCCCGCTCGCAATTGCAAACGGACTCACTGCCTGGTTAAATGACGG AATTCCCCTGGTTGATGAGAAATGGGTTCTTCTTGGTTTTTGTCTATACACAG GTGCACTGTATCTACACTTTGCAACGTCGGTCATTCACGAAATAACAACTGCTCTTGGAATCTACTGTTTCAG GATAACAAGAAAAGAAGCTTGA
- the LOC139892849 gene encoding choline/ethanolaminephosphotransferase 1-like isoform X1, with the protein MLCLLVACRGCFRPNMITLMGFMFLTISASLGYIYSPQLDSPPPRWVHFAHGLLLFLYQTFDAVDGKQARRTNSSSPLGELFDHGCDALACALEALAFGSTTMCGRYTFWFWVISAVPFYGATWEHYFTNTLILPAINGPTEGLMLIYVAHFFTAIVGAEWWAQDVGKSIPLFGWVPFIDGIPTYGAVLFAMIVFAVIPTVTFNVQNVYKIVRLRHGSMLKALAMLVPFGVLLAVVLLWDYMSPYDLIGKYPHMVVMGIGQAFGFLVGRMILAHLCDEPKGLKTSMSMSLFYLPLAIANGLTAWLNDGIPLVDEKWVLLGFCLYTGALYLHFATSVIHEITTALGIYCFRITRKEA; encoded by the exons ATGCTCTGTCTTCTTGTTGCATGTCGTGGATGCTTTAGACCCAATATG ATTACACTAATGGGATTCATGTTCTTGACCATCTCTGCGTCACTTGGCTAT ATATATTCACCTCAATTGGATTCTCCACCACCAAGATGGGTTCATTTTGCACATGGATTACTCCTCTTTTTGTACCAG acatttGATGCTGTTGATGGAAAACAAGCTAGAAGGACAAACTCTTCTAGTCCATTGGGAGAACTGTTTGACCATG GTTGTGATGCACTTGCGTGTGCG TTGGAGGCATTGGCCTTTGGAAGCACTACTATGTGTGGAAGATACACATTTTGGTTTTGGGTGATTTCAGCTGTTCCTTTCTATGGAGCAACATGGGAGCA TTACTTTACCAACACATTAATCCTTCCGGCCATAAATGGACCTACAGAGGGTCTAATGCTGATCTACGTGGCACACTTTTTTACTGCTATAGTTG GTGCTGAGTGGTGGGCACAAGATGTTGGAAAGTCTATCCCTCTGTTTGGTTGGGTTCCATTTATAGATG GAATTCCTACCTATGGGGCTGTTTTGTTTGCTATGATAGTTTTTGCTGTTATACCAACAGTCACTTTTAA TGTGCAAAATGTTTATAAGATTGTACGATTAAGACACGGAAGCATGCTTAAGGCCTTGGCTATG CTTGTCCCATTTGGTGTGCTGTTGGCAGTAGTTTTGTTGTG GGATTATATGTCACCCTATGATTTGATCGGGAAATACCCACATATGGTTGTTATGGGAATTGGACAAGCTTTTGGATTCCTTGTG GGAAGAATGATATTAGCTCATTTGTGCGAtgaacctaaaggtttaaaaactagTATGTCCATG TCCCTGTTCTATCTCCCGCTCGCAATTGCAAACGGACTCACTGCCTGGTTAAATGACGG AATTCCCCTGGTTGATGAGAAATGGGTTCTTCTTGGTTTTTGTCTATACACAG GTGCACTGTATCTACACTTTGCAACGTCGGTCATTCACGAAATAACAACTGCTCTTGGAATCTACTGTTTCAG GATAACAAGAAAAGAAGCTTGA
- the LOC139892849 gene encoding choline/ethanolaminephosphotransferase 1-like isoform X2, which produces MGFMFLTISASLGYIYSPQLDSPPPRWVHFAHGLLLFLYQTFDAVDGKQARRTNSSSPLGELFDHGCDALACALEALAFGSTTMCGRYTFWFWVISAVPFYGATWEHYFTNTLILPAINGPTEGLMLIYVAHFFTAIVGAEWWAQDVGKSIPLFGWVPFIDGIPTYGAVLFAMIVFAVIPTVTFNVQNVYKIVRLRHGSMLKALAMLVPFGVLLAVVLLWDYMSPYDLIGKYPHMVVMGIGQAFGFLVGRMILAHLCDEPKGLKTSMSMSLFYLPLAIANGLTAWLNDGIPLVDEKWVLLGFCLYTGALYLHFATSVIHEITTALGIYCFRITRKEA; this is translated from the exons ATGGGATTCATGTTCTTGACCATCTCTGCGTCACTTGGCTAT ATATATTCACCTCAATTGGATTCTCCACCACCAAGATGGGTTCATTTTGCACATGGATTACTCCTCTTTTTGTACCAG acatttGATGCTGTTGATGGAAAACAAGCTAGAAGGACAAACTCTTCTAGTCCATTGGGAGAACTGTTTGACCATG GTTGTGATGCACTTGCGTGTGCG TTGGAGGCATTGGCCTTTGGAAGCACTACTATGTGTGGAAGATACACATTTTGGTTTTGGGTGATTTCAGCTGTTCCTTTCTATGGAGCAACATGGGAGCA TTACTTTACCAACACATTAATCCTTCCGGCCATAAATGGACCTACAGAGGGTCTAATGCTGATCTACGTGGCACACTTTTTTACTGCTATAGTTG GTGCTGAGTGGTGGGCACAAGATGTTGGAAAGTCTATCCCTCTGTTTGGTTGGGTTCCATTTATAGATG GAATTCCTACCTATGGGGCTGTTTTGTTTGCTATGATAGTTTTTGCTGTTATACCAACAGTCACTTTTAA TGTGCAAAATGTTTATAAGATTGTACGATTAAGACACGGAAGCATGCTTAAGGCCTTGGCTATG CTTGTCCCATTTGGTGTGCTGTTGGCAGTAGTTTTGTTGTG GGATTATATGTCACCCTATGATTTGATCGGGAAATACCCACATATGGTTGTTATGGGAATTGGACAAGCTTTTGGATTCCTTGTG GGAAGAATGATATTAGCTCATTTGTGCGAtgaacctaaaggtttaaaaactagTATGTCCATG TCCCTGTTCTATCTCCCGCTCGCAATTGCAAACGGACTCACTGCCTGGTTAAATGACGG AATTCCCCTGGTTGATGAGAAATGGGTTCTTCTTGGTTTTTGTCTATACACAG GTGCACTGTATCTACACTTTGCAACGTCGGTCATTCACGAAATAACAACTGCTCTTGGAATCTACTGTTTCAG GATAACAAGAAAAGAAGCTTGA